The following are encoded in a window of Kitasatospora sp. NBC_01250 genomic DNA:
- a CDS encoding MFS transporter: MTQQLERPQALPISSSHLTTAAPVRHTLTTAGLVTVLLGAFLPMLDFFIVNVALPSIDHQLSAGPAVLELIAAGYGIAFAVLLVLGGRLGDSLGRRKLFLIGVTAFALTSLACGLAPTAWTLVAARVAQGASAALLVPQVLAIITATTEGAHRARALSIYGAVGGISVVIGQVLGGMLVQADLLGSSWRSVFLLNVPFAVATVLLALRFVPENRSAAPSRVDLPGTALLSVALLSLFVPLMEGRAVGWPLWTWLLLALFPFAAWAFVVVERRTEQAGGSPLVPLSLLRIPDMRRGLGIAVPYFTNFGAFMFILAITLQQGLQLSPVNAGLALVPLAVGYFASSLAGPRLIGRFGSRVITAGSLINPLGTVVLLVTVLTDFHGLSVLTLLPGMALTGLGNGLIGTPLFRVVLAKVPLERAGVGSGVLATTQQSSLALGVATLGTLFLTLVPSIGMAHGLAVVLGIELVGAVVITYLSTRLPRSMN; the protein is encoded by the coding sequence GTGACTCAGCAACTGGAACGCCCACAGGCTCTCCCCATCAGCTCATCGCACCTGACCACAGCGGCTCCCGTCCGTCACACCCTGACGACGGCCGGCCTGGTCACCGTCCTGCTCGGCGCCTTCCTGCCCATGCTGGACTTCTTCATCGTCAACGTCGCACTGCCCAGCATCGACCACCAGCTCTCGGCCGGCCCCGCCGTCCTGGAGCTGATCGCGGCCGGCTACGGCATCGCCTTCGCCGTCCTGCTGGTGCTCGGCGGCCGCCTCGGCGACAGCCTGGGCCGCCGCAAGCTCTTCCTGATCGGCGTCACCGCCTTCGCCCTCACCTCGCTCGCCTGCGGCCTGGCCCCCACCGCCTGGACGCTGGTCGCCGCCCGGGTCGCCCAGGGCGCCTCGGCCGCGCTGCTGGTCCCGCAGGTGCTCGCCATCATCACCGCGACCACCGAGGGCGCCCACCGCGCCCGCGCCCTGAGCATCTACGGCGCGGTCGGCGGGATCAGCGTGGTGATCGGCCAGGTGCTCGGCGGCATGCTGGTCCAGGCCGACCTGCTCGGCAGCAGCTGGCGCTCGGTCTTCCTGCTCAACGTGCCGTTCGCGGTGGCCACCGTGCTGCTGGCGCTGCGCTTCGTCCCCGAGAACCGCTCCGCCGCCCCCAGCCGGGTCGACCTGCCGGGCACCGCGCTGCTCAGCGTCGCGCTGCTCAGCCTCTTCGTCCCGCTGATGGAGGGCCGCGCCGTCGGCTGGCCGCTGTGGACCTGGCTGCTGCTCGCCCTCTTCCCGTTCGCGGCCTGGGCGTTCGTGGTCGTGGAGCGCCGCACCGAGCAGGCCGGCGGCAGCCCGCTGGTGCCGCTGTCGCTGCTGCGGATCCCCGACATGCGGCGCGGCCTGGGCATCGCGGTGCCGTACTTCACCAACTTCGGCGCCTTCATGTTCATCCTGGCCATCACCCTGCAGCAGGGCCTCCAGCTCAGCCCCGTCAACGCGGGCCTGGCCCTGGTCCCGCTGGCCGTCGGCTACTTCGCCTCCTCGCTGGCCGGTCCGCGGCTGATCGGCCGCTTCGGCAGCCGCGTCATCACCGCCGGCTCGCTGATCAACCCGCTGGGCACGGTGGTGCTGCTGGTCACCGTCCTGACCGACTTCCACGGCCTGAGCGTCCTCACCCTGCTGCCCGGCATGGCCCTGACCGGCCTGGGCAACGGCCTGATCGGCACCCCGCTGTTCCGGGTGGTCCTGGCCAAGGTCCCGCTGGAGCGGGCCGGCGTCGGTAGCGGCGTCCTGGCCACCACCCAGCAGTCGAGCCTGGCGCTCGGCGTCGCGACGCTCGGCACGCTCTTCCTGACGCTGGTCCCGTCGATCGGCATGGCCCACGGGCTCGCGGTGGTGCTGGGCATCGAGCTGGTGGGCGCGGTGGTCATCACCTACCTGAGCACCCGGCTGCCGCGCAGCATGAACTGA
- a CDS encoding GNAT family N-acetyltransferase, giving the protein MLVDTTPIATTDRLLLRRPAPGDGAAVFAVHGDPATNRYNPTGPHPDLARSEATLRIWLDDWAERGIGYCTVSLRTDPETVIGFTGTRLFELDGTPTLNLYYRYSPAAWGRGIAAEAARATLELAGELRPQTPVVALIDAANLPSRRLAESLGLRHSGVDDREGRGIYRFPGRPVA; this is encoded by the coding sequence ATGCTCGTCGACACCACTCCGATCGCCACCACCGACCGCCTGCTGCTGCGCCGGCCCGCACCCGGCGACGGGGCCGCCGTCTTCGCGGTGCACGGCGACCCGGCCACCAACCGCTACAACCCCACCGGCCCGCACCCCGACCTGGCCAGGAGCGAGGCGACGCTGCGGATCTGGCTCGACGACTGGGCGGAGCGGGGCATCGGCTACTGCACGGTGAGCCTGCGCACCGACCCCGAAACGGTGATCGGCTTCACCGGGACGCGGCTGTTCGAACTCGACGGCACGCCCACGCTCAACCTCTACTACCGCTACTCCCCCGCCGCCTGGGGCCGGGGCATCGCCGCCGAGGCCGCCCGGGCCACGCTGGAGCTGGCCGGCGAACTGCGCCCGCAGACGCCCGTGGTGGCGCTGATCGACGCCGCCAACCTGCCCTCCCGCCGCCTCGCCGAGAGCCTCGGCCTGCGCCACTCGGGCGTCGACGACCGCGAGGGACGCGGCATCTACCGCTTCCCGGGCCGGCCGGTGGCGTAA
- a CDS encoding response regulator transcription factor: MRAVIAEDSVLLRVGLVKVLEAVGYEVAAAVGDAQALLAAVEEHQPQVVVTDVRMPPGMTDEGVRAALMIRRQWPQVAVLLLSQYVEERYAADLLATNTSGVGYLLKERVANVDDFLEALERVAAGGTALDPEVVAQLLVRRHRDPLERLTPRERDVLALMAQGHSNAAIAGSLVVSDSAVAKHINSIFTKLDLPAADATHRRVLAVLRFLGEG; the protein is encoded by the coding sequence GTGCGAGCTGTGATCGCCGAGGACTCGGTCCTGCTGCGGGTGGGCCTGGTCAAGGTCCTGGAAGCGGTGGGGTACGAGGTGGCCGCCGCGGTCGGTGACGCGCAGGCGCTGCTGGCCGCCGTCGAGGAGCACCAGCCGCAGGTGGTGGTGACCGACGTGCGGATGCCGCCCGGCATGACCGACGAGGGTGTCCGGGCCGCCCTGATGATCCGCCGGCAGTGGCCGCAGGTAGCCGTGCTGCTGCTCTCCCAGTACGTGGAGGAGCGGTACGCGGCCGACCTGCTGGCCACCAACACCAGCGGGGTGGGCTATCTGCTCAAGGAGCGGGTGGCCAATGTGGACGACTTCCTGGAGGCACTGGAGCGGGTCGCGGCCGGCGGGACCGCGCTGGACCCCGAGGTGGTCGCCCAGCTGCTGGTGCGCCGGCACCGCGATCCGCTGGAGCGGCTGACCCCGCGCGAGCGGGACGTGCTGGCGCTGATGGCCCAGGGCCACTCCAACGCCGCGATCGCCGGGTCGCTGGTGGTCAGCGACAGCGCGGTGGCCAAGCACATCAACAGCATCTTCACCAAGCTGGACCTGCCGGCCGCCGACGCGACCCACCGCCGGGTGCTCGCGGTGCTCCGCTTCCTCGGGGAGGGCTAG
- a CDS encoding WXG100 family type VII secretion target, whose protein sequence is MRAPDPSGNAYGWAGAQPPAPLKPLPQIHGDNPGVIGSFLDDVVKGVLEATGLLDQLDKVTGQPQALLTAAQTWQDQAMALRGVAEALRQGAGPVSQQWHGSASNAFGTHMGQLVAAIDATADDAANTAQIIGSAAAECQLAEDTVIGIIREAIEWIGMTVAAGFVADILTLGLASIVDGLVADAEITAFVARVTKVSEALGAKLKKLQEAMKELREAEKIGKEIKAANEARKVIKNIRTGDRQLTKLKSYGSAYKGANLAGQLLVKPIKSGLAAPLLGAVTGVHPDLKGEAEKLAGQLDGPPPADPPAPYHVPASRIEQAFG, encoded by the coding sequence GTGAGGGCTCCCGACCCGAGCGGCAACGCCTACGGGTGGGCCGGCGCACAGCCGCCGGCGCCGCTGAAGCCGCTGCCGCAGATCCACGGCGACAACCCGGGCGTGATCGGCTCGTTCCTCGACGACGTGGTCAAGGGCGTCCTCGAAGCAACCGGGCTGCTCGACCAGCTCGACAAGGTGACCGGCCAGCCGCAGGCCCTGCTCACCGCCGCCCAGACCTGGCAGGACCAGGCCATGGCGCTGCGCGGTGTCGCCGAGGCACTGCGCCAGGGCGCCGGGCCGGTCTCCCAGCAGTGGCACGGCAGCGCCTCCAACGCGTTCGGCACCCACATGGGCCAGCTGGTCGCCGCCATCGACGCCACCGCCGACGACGCCGCCAACACCGCCCAGATCATCGGCTCGGCCGCGGCGGAGTGCCAGCTCGCCGAGGACACCGTGATCGGCATCATCCGCGAGGCCATCGAGTGGATCGGGATGACGGTGGCGGCGGGGTTCGTCGCGGACATCCTGACGCTGGGCCTGGCCTCGATCGTGGACGGGCTGGTGGCGGACGCGGAGATCACGGCGTTCGTGGCCCGGGTGACCAAGGTGTCGGAGGCGCTCGGGGCGAAGCTGAAGAAGCTCCAGGAGGCCATGAAGGAGCTGCGGGAGGCGGAGAAGATCGGCAAGGAGATCAAGGCGGCCAACGAGGCCCGCAAGGTGATCAAGAACATCCGCACCGGGGACCGGCAGCTCACCAAGCTCAAGAGCTACGGGAGTGCGTACAAGGGCGCCAACCTCGCGGGCCAGCTCTTGGTCAAGCCGATCAAGAGCGGCCTCGCCGCCCCGCTCCTCGGAGCCGTCACCGGCGTGCACCCCGACCTGAAGGGCGAGGCCGAGAAGCTGGCGGGCCAACTGGACGGCCCGCCGCCGGCCGACCCACCGGCGCCCTACCACGTGCCGGCCAGTCGGATCGAGCAGGCGTTCGGCTGA
- a CDS encoding sensor histidine kinase: MIRTSWRRRLREWMRRGTAHPSLAWLWSGHDERHPAPGQRGERPHVPGDWSARALRDLRLVAAGLPFLLPLLILVTFTELVTAVCVLLLILLPLLTRAQRSRFRALGGLEIPERPPLTPPGTSAGVRCLTWLGSESTWRQVGYHVLIGPTVALFGLLGLLGLGAGLAMATVFAWHGLMPRGSLVRGGGGHGVIDLALTAVGVLLLFVGPWLAVRAARVDRRAARALLGPSRARELERRVEDLAESRAGVVDAADAERRRIERDLHDGAQQRLVSLAMNLGLARKTLKDVPPEAMRVIIEAHEEAQAAIVELRDLVRGLHPVVLEDRGLDAALSGIAARAPLPVRLTVGLAAPMSPTVEAVAYFVVSEALANVAKHARASRVDLSVRQLGPKLRIVIHDDGVGGADASRGTGLTGLRKRAASVDGTLAISSPLGGPTIITVELPCEL; this comes from the coding sequence GTGATCAGGACCAGCTGGCGGCGCCGACTGCGCGAGTGGATGCGCCGGGGCACCGCGCACCCCAGCCTGGCCTGGCTCTGGTCCGGTCACGACGAGCGGCACCCGGCCCCCGGACAGCGGGGCGAGCGACCTCACGTACCCGGGGACTGGTCCGCCCGGGCGCTGCGCGACCTGCGGCTGGTGGCGGCGGGGCTGCCGTTCCTGCTGCCGCTGCTGATCCTGGTGACCTTTACCGAGCTGGTCACCGCGGTCTGCGTCCTGCTGCTGATCCTGCTGCCGCTGCTGACCCGCGCCCAGCGCAGCCGGTTCCGGGCGCTGGGCGGCCTGGAGATACCCGAGCGCCCGCCGCTGACACCGCCGGGCACCTCGGCCGGGGTGCGCTGCCTGACCTGGCTGGGCTCGGAGTCCACCTGGCGTCAGGTGGGCTACCACGTGCTGATCGGCCCGACCGTGGCCCTGTTCGGGCTGCTCGGCCTGCTGGGGCTGGGCGCGGGGCTCGCCATGGCGACCGTCTTCGCCTGGCACGGGCTGATGCCGCGCGGCAGCCTGGTGCGCGGCGGCGGCGGGCACGGCGTGATCGATCTGGCGCTCACCGCCGTCGGCGTGCTGCTGCTCTTCGTGGGCCCCTGGCTGGCCGTGCGCGCGGCCCGGGTGGACCGGCGGGCGGCCCGCGCGCTGCTGGGGCCGAGCCGGGCGCGCGAGCTGGAGCGCCGGGTGGAGGACCTGGCCGAGAGCCGGGCCGGCGTGGTGGACGCGGCCGACGCCGAGCGCCGCCGGATCGAGCGCGACCTGCACGACGGCGCCCAGCAGCGGCTGGTCTCGCTCGCGATGAACCTGGGCCTGGCCCGCAAGACCCTCAAGGACGTCCCGCCGGAGGCGATGCGGGTGATCATCGAGGCGCACGAGGAGGCGCAGGCGGCCATCGTGGAGCTGCGCGACCTGGTGCGCGGCCTGCACCCGGTGGTGCTGGAGGACCGCGGCCTGGACGCGGCGCTCTCCGGCATCGCGGCCCGGGCCCCGCTGCCGGTGCGGCTGACCGTCGGCCTGGCGGCGCCGATGTCGCCCACCGTCGAGGCGGTCGCCTACTTCGTGGTCTCCGAGGCGCTGGCCAACGTGGCCAAGCACGCCCGCGCCTCCCGGGTCGACCTGTCGGTCCGCCAGCTGGGCCCGAAGCTGCGGATCGTGATCCATGACGACGGCGTCGGCGGCGCCGACGCCTCCCGGGGGACCGGCCTGACCGGGCTGCGCAAGCGCGCCGCCTCGGTGGACGGCACCCTCGCCATCAGCAGCCCCCTCGGGGGCCCCACCATCATCACTGTGGAGTTGCCGTGCGAGCTGTGA
- a CDS encoding NADAR family protein, which yields MNRPAEVSHPADTRTRDDLAGLVAAGARPKYLFFWGHQPQRDGRIGSGTLSQWWPSPFTVDGVAYASAEHWMMAGKARLFGDGGTEERILAARTPAEAKKLGRLVRGFDEERWTAERFALVVAGSVAKFGQDEALRDYLLGTGKRVLVEASPVDRVWGIGLAAHELGADDPHRWRGLNLLGFALMAAREQLG from the coding sequence ATGAACCGCCCCGCCGAAGTGAGCCACCCAGCCGACACCCGCACCCGTGACGACCTCGCCGGCCTGGTCGCGGCCGGTGCGCGACCCAAGTACCTCTTCTTCTGGGGCCACCAGCCGCAGCGCGACGGCCGGATCGGCTCCGGCACGCTGAGCCAGTGGTGGCCCTCGCCGTTCACCGTCGACGGCGTCGCGTACGCCTCCGCCGAGCACTGGATGATGGCCGGCAAGGCCCGGCTCTTCGGGGACGGCGGGACCGAGGAGCGGATCCTGGCCGCCCGCACCCCGGCCGAGGCGAAGAAGCTCGGCCGACTGGTGCGCGGCTTCGACGAGGAGCGGTGGACGGCCGAGCGGTTCGCGCTCGTGGTGGCCGGCAGCGTGGCCAAGTTCGGGCAGGACGAGGCGCTGCGCGACTACCTGCTCGGCACCGGCAAGCGGGTGCTGGTGGAGGCCAGCCCGGTGGACCGGGTCTGGGGCATCGGCCTGGCCGCCCACGAGCTGGGGGCCGACGACCCCCACCGCTGGCGCGGGCTCAACCTGTTGGGCTTCGCCCTGATGGCGGCCCGCGAGCAACTGGGCTGA
- a CDS encoding helix-turn-helix transcriptional regulator, which produces MRIANSPTTVSVPAAEPPRTGAATPVSDAPDMRRQELAAFLRSRRERISPEQVGLPNTGRRRTPGLRREEVAQLAAVGVTWYTWLEQGRDIQVSGQVLEAVSRALLLDPNEREHLYILAGAGNPTPSKDCPVITPAVRQMLDQMTLLPSWVLNSRYDILAYNAMCVRLLGDFGQLPPEERNVVWLIFTNPAYQSRWLDLEAAQQQVVGRMRGAMADHVADPAWKALVARLRQASPEFEERWQRHEVLGRGNGNKGFLHPEVGVLRMDYTNMWFGPREGTRLVVYSPSDEEGRVKLEQLAGD; this is translated from the coding sequence ATGCGCATCGCGAACTCGCCCACCACAGTCAGCGTTCCAGCCGCGGAACCCCCTCGCACCGGCGCCGCCACCCCGGTGTCCGACGCGCCGGACATGCGTCGCCAGGAGCTGGCCGCCTTCCTGCGCAGCCGCCGCGAGCGGATCTCGCCCGAGCAGGTCGGCCTGCCGAACACCGGGCGCCGCCGCACCCCGGGCCTGCGGCGCGAGGAGGTCGCGCAGCTCGCCGCGGTCGGGGTGACCTGGTACACGTGGTTGGAGCAGGGGCGCGACATCCAGGTGTCGGGGCAGGTGCTGGAGGCGGTCTCCCGCGCGCTGCTGCTCGACCCCAACGAGCGCGAGCACCTCTACATCCTGGCCGGGGCCGGCAACCCCACGCCCAGCAAGGACTGCCCGGTGATCACCCCGGCGGTGCGGCAGATGCTCGACCAGATGACGCTGCTGCCCAGTTGGGTGCTGAACAGCCGCTACGACATCCTCGCCTACAACGCGATGTGCGTGCGACTGCTCGGCGACTTCGGCCAACTTCCCCCCGAAGAGCGCAACGTGGTCTGGCTGATCTTCACCAACCCGGCCTACCAGTCGCGTTGGCTCGACCTGGAGGCGGCCCAGCAGCAGGTGGTGGGACGGATGCGCGGTGCGATGGCCGACCACGTGGCCGATCCGGCCTGGAAGGCCCTGGTGGCCCGACTGCGGCAGGCCTCACCGGAGTTCGAGGAGCGCTGGCAGCGGCACGAGGTGCTGGGCCGCGGGAACGGCAACAAGGGCTTCCTGCACCCCGAGGTCGGTGTGCTGCGGATGGACTACACCAACATGTGGTTCGGCCCGCGCGAGGGCACCCGGCTGGTCGTGTACAGCCCCAGCGACGAGGAGGGGCGGGTCAAGCTGGAGCAACTGGCGGGGGACTGA